A single Drosophila miranda strain MSH22 chromosome XR, D.miranda_PacBio2.1, whole genome shotgun sequence DNA region contains:
- the LOC108151970 gene encoding phosphoserine phosphatase, with the protein MSGSVLSMARPAPTTNGCGGNAALLAKQLSITSNGGAKTTVTPAIVPPKQPQLAAKVIQQSQIVCFDVDSTVICEEGIDELAEYCGKGTEVARVTKEAMGGAMTFQDALKIRLNIIRPSQQQVLDFIRERPSTLSKNVKRFVAQLKADGKQVYLISGGFDCLIAPVATELGIPLAHVYANKMLFDYQGAYDSFDITQPTSRSGGKAEAVAMIKQQHADDALITMLGDGATDLEAVPPANYFIGFGGNVVRPEVYRRAQYYVTDFEQLMGGQ; encoded by the coding sequence ATGAGCGGTTCAGTGTTGAGCATGGCGCGTCCGGCCCCCACCACCAACGGCTGCGGCGGCAATGCAGCTCTGCTGGCCAAGCAGCTCAGCATCACCAGCAACGGAGGGGCCAAGACCACGGTTACACCGGCTATAGTGCCGCCCAAGCAGCCCCAGCTGGCCGCCAAGGTCATCCAGCAGTCGCAGATCGTCTGCTTTGACGTCGACTCCACCGTCATCTGCGAGGAGGGCATCGACGAGCTGGCCGAGTACTGCGGCAAGGGCACCGAGGTGGCACGCGTCACCAAGGAGGCGATGGGCGGTGCCATGACCTTCCAGGATGCCCTCAAGATACGGCTCAACATCATCCGACCCAGCCAGCAGCAGGTGCTGGACTTTATCCGCGAGCGTCCCAGCACCCTGAGCAAGAATGTGAAGCGCTTTGTGGCACAGTTGAAGGCGGACGGCAAGCAGGTGTATCTCATATCCGGAGGCTTCGATTGCCTGATTGCCCCTGTGGCCACCGAGCTGGGTATCCCCCTCGCACACGTGTATGCCAACAAAATGCTGTTCGACTACCAGGGCGCCTACGACAGCTTCGACATCACACAGCCCACCTCCCGCTCCGGCGGTAAAGCGGAGGCCGTCGCCATGATCAAGCAGCAGCACGCCGACGACGCCCTCATCACGATGCTCGGCGATGGGGCCACCGATCTGGAGGCAGTGCCGCCCGCCAACTACTTTATCGGCTTTGGCGGCAACGTGGTGCGGCCCGAGGTCTACAGACGGGCCCAGTATTACGTAACCGACTTTGAACAGCTGATGGGCGGCCAGTGA